A genomic region of Eucalyptus grandis isolate ANBG69807.140 chromosome 5, ASM1654582v1, whole genome shotgun sequence contains the following coding sequences:
- the LOC120293343 gene encoding FCS-Like Zinc finger 3-like encodes MAASPRAAMLYYAGCDDGRREPHHFLQSCFLCNKPLGFNSDIFMYRGDTAFCSKECRQEQIELDEAKEKSWKRSQASSSSSSSNASSSRASRKSESSKGGKAVRTGTVAVA; translated from the exons ATGGCCGCTTCGCCGAGGGCAGCGATGCTGTACTACGCCGGGTGCGACGACGGCCGCCGCGAGCCCCACCACTTCCTCCAGTCCTGCTTCCTCTGCAACAAGCCTCTCGGCTTCAACTCCGACATCTTCATGTACAG GGGCGACACGGCGTTCTGCAGCAAAGAGTGCAGGCAAGAACAGATAGAGCTCGACGAGGCGAAGGAGAAGAGCTGGAAGAGGTCGCAGGCGtcgtcgtcttcctcctcctccaacgCCTCCTCCTCGAGGGCGTCGAGAAAATCGGAGTCGTCCAAGGGCGGCAAGGCCGTACGGACCGGCACCGTGGCAGTCGCTTGA
- the LOC104444493 gene encoding FCS-Like Zinc finger 3, with translation MAASPRATMLYYAGWEDGRREPHHFLQSCFLCNKPLGFNSDIFMYRGDTAFCSKECSQEQIELDEAKEESWKRSQASSSSSSSNASSSRASRKSESSKGDKAVRTGTVAVA, from the exons ATGGCCGCTTCGCCGAGGGCAACGATGCTGTACTACGCCGGGTGGGAGGACGGCCGCCGCGAGCCCCACCACTTCCTCCAGTCCTGCTTCCTCTGCAACAAGCCTCTCGGCTTCAACTCCGACATCTTCATGTACAG GGGCGACACGGCGTTCTGCAGCAAAGAGTGCAGCCAAGAACAGATAGAGCTCGACGAGGCGAAGGAGGAGAGCTGGAAGAGGTCGCAGGCGtcgtcgtcttcctcctcctccaacgCCTCCTCCTCGAGGGCGTCGAGAAAATCGGAGTCGTCCAAGGGCGACAAGGCCGTACGGACCGGCACCGTGGCAGTCGCTTGA
- the LOC104444494 gene encoding FCS-Like Zinc finger 3 produces MAASPRAAMLYYAGCDDGRREPHHFLQSCFLCNKPLGFNSDIFMYRGDTAFCSKECRQEQIELDEAKEKSWKRSQASSSSSSSNASSSRASRKSESSKGGKAVRTGTVAVA; encoded by the exons ATGGCCGCTTCGCCGAGGGCAGCGATGCTGTACTACGCCGGGTGCGACGACGGCCGCCGCGAGCCCCACCACTTCCTCCAGTCCTGCTTCCTCTGCAACAAGCCGCTCGGCTTCAACTCCGACATCTTCATGTACAG GGGCGACACGGCGTTCTGCAGCAAAGAGTGCAGGCAAGAACAGATAGAGCTCGACGAGGCGAAGGAGAAGAGCTGGAAGAGGTCGCAGGcctcgtcttcctcctcctcctctaacGCCTCCTCCTCGAGGGCGTCGAGAAAATCGGAGTCGTCCAAGGGCGGCAAGGCCGTACGGACCGGCACGGTGGCAGTCGCTTGA